In a single window of the Marinobacter szutsaonensis genome:
- the secE gene encoding preprotein translocase subunit SecE, producing MESKAVQSTSRFDALKWLVVFVLIAVGVVGNQYFSAESLLYRVLALVGLGIVAAFVALQTDRGRRFATLLKEARVEIRKVVWPTRPELVQTTLIVVVFVLVVALILWGMDSLISWLVAGFIG from the coding sequence ATGGAGTCAAAAGCCGTTCAGTCAACCAGCCGTTTCGATGCTCTGAAATGGCTGGTTGTTTTTGTTCTGATTGCCGTCGGTGTCGTCGGTAACCAGTATTTCAGTGCCGAATCTCTTCTGTATCGCGTGCTGGCTCTCGTAGGTCTCGGTATTGTGGCGGCCTTCGTCGCCCTGCAGACCGATCGCGGTCGCCGTTTTGCAACGCTGCTTAAAGAGGCTCGGGTCGAAATCCGGAAGGTTGTGTGGCCCACCAGGCCGGAGCTTGTCCAGACCACGCTGATTGTTGTGGTTTTTGTGCTGGTTGTTGCGCTGATTTTGTGGGGTATGGACTCGCTGATCAGTTGGCTGGTCGCCGGATTTATTGGTTAA
- the tuf gene encoding elongation factor Tu gives MSKEKFERSKPHVNVGTIGHVDHGKTTLTAALTRVCHEVWGTGSASAFDQIDNAPEEKARGITIATSHVEYDSPARHYAHVDCPGHADYVKNMITGAAQMDGAILVCSAADGPMPQTREHILLSRQVGVPYIVVFLNKADMVDDEELLELVEMEVRDLLSQYDFPGDDTPIITGSALMALEGKDDNEMGTTAVKKLVEALDEYIPDPERAIDQPFLMPIEDVFSISGRGTVVTGRVERGIIKVGDEVEIVGIKDTVKTTCTGVEMFRKLLDEGRAGENVGVLLRGTKRDDVERGQVLAVPGSITPHTKFECEVYVLSKEEGGRHTPFFKGYRPQFYFRTTDVTGSCELPEGVEMVMPGDNVKMSVTLIAPIAMEDGLRFAIREGGRTVGAGVVSKIIE, from the coding sequence ATGTCCAAAGAAAAATTTGAGCGCAGTAAACCGCACGTAAACGTGGGTACTATTGGTCACGTTGACCATGGTAAGACCACTCTGACCGCTGCTCTGACTCGTGTATGTCACGAAGTGTGGGGTACAGGTTCAGCCAGCGCGTTTGACCAGATCGATAACGCGCCGGAAGAGAAGGCCCGTGGTATCACCATCGCGACCTCTCACGTTGAGTACGATTCTCCGGCCCGTCACTACGCCCACGTAGACTGCCCGGGTCACGCTGACTATGTGAAGAACATGATCACTGGTGCGGCGCAGATGGACGGCGCGATCCTGGTTTGTTCCGCAGCTGACGGCCCCATGCCGCAGACTCGTGAGCACATCCTGCTGTCCCGTCAGGTTGGCGTTCCTTACATCGTTGTGTTCCTGAACAAGGCGGACATGGTCGATGACGAGGAGCTGCTGGAGCTGGTCGAGATGGAAGTTCGTGATCTGCTGAGCCAGTACGACTTCCCGGGTGACGACACTCCGATCATCACCGGTTCCGCGCTGATGGCGCTGGAAGGCAAAGACGACAACGAGATGGGTACTACCGCTGTGAAGAAGCTGGTAGAAGCCCTGGACGAGTACATCCCGGATCCGGAGCGTGCGATCGATCAGCCGTTCCTGATGCCGATCGAGGACGTATTCTCCATCTCCGGTCGTGGTACTGTTGTAACCGGTCGTGTTGAGCGTGGCATCATCAAGGTTGGTGACGAAGTGGAAATCGTTGGTATCAAAGATACCGTCAAGACCACTTGTACCGGTGTTGAGATGTTCCGCAAGCTGCTGGACGAAGGCCGTGCTGGTGAGAACGTTGGTGTTCTGCTGCGTGGTACCAAGCGTGACGACGTTGAGCGTGGTCAGGTACTGGCGGTTCCGGGCTCCATCACTCCGCACACCAAGTTCGAGTGTGAAGTGTACGTACTGTCCAAAGAAGAAGGCGGCCGTCATACTCCGTTCTTCAAGGGCTACCGTCCGCAGTTCTACTTCCGTACCACCGACGTAACCGGTTCCTGTGAACTGCCGGAAGGCGTGGAAATGGTTATGCCGGGTGACAACGTGAAGATGAGTGTTACCCTGATCGCTCCGATCGCCATGGAAGATGGTCTGCGCTTCGCGATCCGCGAAGGCGGCCGTACCGTTGGTGCCGGCGTGGTCTCCAAGATCATCGAGTAA